A window of Chitinophaga sp. MM2321 contains these coding sequences:
- a CDS encoding DMT family protein produces MRTVLLLLVSNTFMTFAWYGHLKYQDTALWKVILISWGIAFFEYCFMVPANRFGAQEGFSGFQLKTIQEVVTLTVFSLFAIFFLKEPLRWNYLVSFILLIGAVFFMFKK; encoded by the coding sequence ATGCGCACTGTTCTTCTGCTCCTTGTTTCCAATACCTTTATGACTTTCGCCTGGTACGGACATTTGAAATACCAGGATACAGCACTCTGGAAAGTGATCCTCATCAGTTGGGGAATTGCCTTTTTTGAGTACTGCTTTATGGTACCGGCCAACAGGTTCGGTGCGCAGGAAGGGTTCAGCGGTTTTCAGCTGAAAACGATCCAGGAAGTAGTGACGCTAACAGTATTCAGCCTGTTCGCCATTTTTTTCCTGAAAGAACCGTTGAGATGGAACTACCTCGTATCCTTTATTCTTTTGATAGGCGCTGTGTTCTTTATGTTCAAGAAATAG
- a CDS encoding helix-turn-helix transcriptional regulator → MTKNNEARKYSSKIIADLLAGITPLEDLQIGTKILLADRIGKIMDDRGLNNKDLAAKMSKSPSEISRWLSGGHNFTIDTLSEIAIALEVPIEQFFIPTQVKVVRDIRLSLTIKDVKSNAPYFSPVVSNY, encoded by the coding sequence ATGACAAAGAATAATGAAGCAAGAAAATACAGTAGTAAAATTATTGCAGATCTGCTGGCAGGCATTACGCCCCTGGAAGATTTACAGATAGGAACTAAAATATTGCTGGCAGACCGTATCGGTAAGATCATGGACGACAGAGGCCTCAACAATAAAGACCTGGCAGCTAAAATGAGTAAAAGCCCTTCTGAGATTTCCCGGTGGCTGAGTGGAGGACACAATTTTACTATTGACACCTTGTCTGAAATCGCCATTGCACTGGAGGTGCCTATAGAACAGTTTTTTATACCAACACAGGTGAAAGTGGTAAGAGATATCCGCTTGTCACTAACGATAAAAGATGTAAAATCAAACGCACCATATTTTTCGCCGGTAGTGAGCAATTATTAG
- a CDS encoding type II toxin-antitoxin system RelE/ParE family toxin — METKKYRTVVFYKKHFDNFFKEQKKEVQDKILWTLKAIEELERVPESYLKHLEGTEGLYEVRIKQRTDIFRIFCFFDKGKLVVLANGFQKKTQKTPKNEITKALKIKSEYEKDEK, encoded by the coding sequence GTGGAAACAAAGAAGTATCGAACAGTCGTTTTTTATAAGAAGCATTTTGACAATTTTTTCAAAGAGCAGAAAAAAGAAGTTCAGGATAAGATACTCTGGACTTTAAAAGCAATTGAAGAATTGGAGAGGGTGCCAGAATCATATTTGAAACATCTTGAAGGAACAGAAGGGTTATATGAGGTGAGAATAAAGCAACGCACTGACATTTTTCGAATATTCTGTTTCTTTGATAAAGGGAAACTAGTTGTTTTGGCGAATGGGTTTCAAAAGAAAACGCAGAAGACACCCAAGAATGAAATTACAAAAGCATTGAAAATTAAAAGTGAATATGAAAAAGACGAAAAATAG
- a CDS encoding helix-turn-helix transcriptional regulator — protein sequence MKKTKNSNLTSLDDFIDKHHGKRGAEKREEFEAGYEVFKLGSLLHEARLAKGLTQEELAAKVGKNKSYISKIENDIKEVRLSTLQKIVKIGLGGKVSLSIDF from the coding sequence ATGAAAAAGACGAAAAATAGTAACCTCACTTCCCTTGACGATTTCATTGATAAACATCATGGTAAACGTGGAGCCGAAAAGCGCGAAGAATTTGAAGCTGGGTATGAAGTTTTTAAACTTGGTTCTTTATTACATGAAGCAAGGTTAGCCAAGGGGTTAACACAAGAGGAACTTGCAGCTAAAGTAGGGAAGAATAAATCTTACATATCAAAAATTGAAAATGATATTAAAGAAGTTAGGCTTTCCACTTTACAGAAAATCGTTAAGATTGGATTAGGGGGAAAGGTTAGTTTATCAATTGATTTTTGA
- a CDS encoding carboxypeptidase regulatory-like domain-containing protein yields the protein MKKTITGMLALATIVVGMSAFKSADVKAVKSTDSIAVAVDSLAATDSLVSIDSLRAVEGGSITGKISPADGATEVEAAMGEEKLKGAIAEGSFAIPAAKAGTYTITVLAKAPYKNAVIKDVKVEDGKATDLGEIKLEQ from the coding sequence ATGAAAAAAACAATCACAGGAATGCTCGCTTTAGCAACAATTGTAGTAGGAATGTCTGCATTTAAAAGTGCTGATGTAAAAGCCGTTAAATCAACCGACAGCATCGCTGTTGCGGTAGATTCACTGGCTGCTACTGATTCTTTGGTTAGTATTGATTCTCTCCGCGCAGTAGAAGGCGGCTCCATTACCGGAAAAATTTCACCAGCAGATGGCGCTACTGAAGTAGAAGCCGCTATGGGTGAAGAAAAGCTGAAAGGCGCTATCGCCGAAGGTTCTTTCGCTATTCCCGCAGCAAAAGCCGGTACTTATACAATTACTGTCCTGGCTAAGGCTCCGTACAAAAATGCGGTGATCAAGGATGTAAAAGTAGAAGACGGTAAAGCTACTGATCTGGGCGAAATCAAACTGGAACAATAG
- a CDS encoding RNA polymerase sigma-70 factor yields the protein MLQLSNEEIVKGIRNRHRDVFEAVFKQFAPSMYNIAVRYVKDEEDANDMVQDVFLNLWKGAENLDERAPINHYLARATVNTCLNRIKKEQRKELYAKEQLLSATPADNGHALLEHKELEAQYRSALDKLPDQCRRVFEMSRLKGLTPAEIAEQLNISINTVYAHLTTALKKLRIVLINKE from the coding sequence ATGTTGCAATTGAGTAACGAGGAAATAGTAAAAGGCATCAGGAACAGGCATAGAGACGTGTTTGAAGCTGTTTTTAAACAGTTCGCACCTTCTATGTATAATATTGCCGTTCGTTATGTAAAAGATGAGGAAGATGCGAATGATATGGTACAGGATGTATTCCTCAACTTGTGGAAAGGAGCCGAAAACCTGGATGAACGGGCGCCAATAAATCACTACCTGGCCAGAGCAACGGTGAACACCTGTCTTAACCGGATAAAAAAAGAACAACGTAAGGAACTATATGCAAAGGAGCAATTGTTGTCTGCCACACCAGCAGATAATGGCCATGCCCTCCTGGAACATAAAGAACTGGAAGCACAGTACCGGTCAGCACTCGACAAGCTCCCGGACCAATGCCGCCGCGTATTTGAAATGAGCCGCCTCAAAGGTTTAACCCCCGCCGAAATAGCAGAACAATTAAATATCTCTATTAATACTGTATACGCTCACCTGACCACTGCGCTGAAAAAATTGCGGATTGTACTTATTAATAAAGAGTAA
- a CDS encoding FecR domain-containing protein, whose amino-acid sequence MNSKTDIDIVIRYLEDPENEQHKQQLNQWIQQDASNLDIFLDMKDMWHGDPLPAASAFDTHGQWQQLNAALDAVPVSTEQPATPQPVKGRVIKMKPRYWWAAAAVMLFAVTWTWLGPGGYKTITTAQNLDSLHLPDGSMVYINAHTTIRYPRSFGKENRHLSIVKGEAFFDVTKNDALPFTVDAPDVEVQVLGTSFNVRAASAGVKVFVQTGKVSAAYKGTEKKVILTPGVEASLKHNGTGIETQLHKKNNNILAWKTRCLTFDDSPLTEVATALEDFYNVQIDIRDQQLADKKLLATFRNMPLDEVLDIMKKTLQINISHKNNLVEIY is encoded by the coding sequence ATGAACAGTAAAACTGACATAGACATAGTGATCCGTTACCTGGAAGATCCGGAAAATGAGCAGCATAAGCAGCAGCTCAATCAATGGATACAACAGGATGCATCAAACCTCGATATCTTCCTGGACATGAAAGATATGTGGCATGGCGATCCGTTACCTGCTGCATCCGCTTTCGATACCCATGGACAATGGCAACAACTGAATGCTGCACTGGATGCAGTACCCGTTTCTACTGAACAACCCGCTACCCCGCAACCTGTTAAAGGCCGCGTTATAAAAATGAAACCCCGCTACTGGTGGGCAGCTGCGGCAGTAATGCTGTTTGCTGTTACCTGGACCTGGCTGGGCCCCGGTGGTTATAAAACAATTACAACAGCACAAAACCTGGATAGCCTTCATCTTCCCGATGGCTCCATGGTATATATTAATGCACATACTACCATCCGCTACCCCCGCTCTTTTGGTAAAGAAAACAGGCATCTCAGCATTGTTAAAGGAGAAGCTTTTTTCGATGTTACCAAAAATGATGCACTCCCCTTTACCGTTGATGCACCCGATGTGGAAGTACAGGTACTGGGCACTTCTTTCAACGTAAGAGCGGCCAGCGCCGGTGTTAAAGTATTTGTACAAACCGGAAAAGTAAGCGCCGCTTACAAAGGCACTGAAAAGAAAGTGATCCTTACTCCCGGTGTGGAAGCATCGCTGAAACATAACGGTACCGGTATTGAAACACAACTTCATAAAAAGAATAATAATATCCTCGCCTGGAAAACCAGGTGTCTTACTTTCGATGATTCCCCACTTACAGAAGTGGCTACCGCATTGGAAGATTTTTATAATGTACAGATAGATATCCGCGATCAGCAACTGGCTGATAAAAAGCTGCTGGCTACCTTCCGTAACATGCCGCTGGATGAAGTCCTGGACATTATGAAGAAAACATTACAAATCAATATCTCTCATAAAAACAACCTGGTAGAAATCTACTAA
- a CDS encoding TonB-dependent receptor, giving the protein MQQLLLQALRSNTRFRCVPAFLFIVILVFADAVAVAQVPIASPKKVSLQYSNASLKTVLREIEKQTKYTFAISTGEMETRNGVSIHVHNAPLPDVLRNLFPPSRYKVEIKDGQIIVIPLNAAATDPLLPGNKRDDNDNRWQISGTITDGMVPLSGVSIREKGTQNGAATADNGIFKLEVASGQAVLSVSLIGFESKEITVRDRRNISITLQPDLKKLNELVVLGYGLQKRANITGAIAQVDGARLKSRPVPNVMAALQGTATGLIVTRSNGQPGKEGFNIQIRGVSSASGGNTPVIVDGVPGSLAVLNPDDIESVSILKDAAAASIYGARGAGGVVLVTTRTGKPGKLSVDFNTLAGFETPIRLPNRLHSWEEATMLNEASENAGQQAPWQPYEIDLMKTGNHYAIDYDHPDYYKYYYDFNQLPLLTKKQTGIQNYNISVKGGDTINQFSASMGYFGREGLFAAGPDRTHRVNARVNLNSRFSKHFSMETRLSYAQTNTFSPAQAVEGPQGLLAGLYRAPNNVPVYVPGTMNYAAGGAPTYAVLQDGGQRDEKNNYIDAVLTLRADSLAKGLTLRVIYSPQQHTLQDNLGRNTLALWNRVAPAAYIQPDNMLQKSRLVAKAGNLQLLTDYEVKKDKHNIHLLGGYTQETYNTEQNTAVSYGLTKQEINTSHFNAPPQQTQLQQATGTMMSLFGKMNYNYDNRYLLEANLIGARLSQRSTAFTRLEQWQAFPSFSAGWRLNNETWFNNALPFFNEFKLRWSWGRLGNVNSWNTIANDERLQTFTFGYSNPFSPFIYKNPIPQASGWENISTNNYGWDATLFRGRLTLSADYFVKHNRDMQIPVLTSSTTGAWPLRFNTGEMKSQGWELNAGWRSIRGPFTWYINANLFNSQNKVLRNEGVAPQPGWNQGIAGYPYSSLFGYMAEGYFQTNDQVQQHAFQTDKTAAGDIRYKDTNGDNKIDYSDLVYLGSTDPQYSYGIDAGFSWKGFDFSLFFQGVSNRKVIPDPRYNIPFTSNWRQPWDINQDHWSPDHPDAMFPRVYSGDEQNTVPSSHWVMNGAYIRLKNLQLGYSLPAALLKRIPITNLRFYFSGQDLWETNNMKIKYYDPEQADGYNGNVYPFFRSYTFGINVGF; this is encoded by the coding sequence ATGCAGCAATTATTGCTTCAGGCGCTGCGCTCAAATACCAGGTTTAGGTGCGTGCCTGCTTTTCTTTTTATTGTTATCCTGGTGTTTGCTGACGCTGTTGCAGTCGCGCAGGTACCTATTGCCTCCCCGAAAAAAGTTTCTCTTCAATACAGTAATGCCAGCCTGAAAACAGTACTTCGCGAAATAGAAAAGCAAACAAAATATACTTTTGCTATTTCTACCGGAGAGATGGAAACCCGTAATGGTGTTAGCATACACGTACATAATGCCCCCCTGCCGGATGTATTGCGTAACCTCTTCCCTCCCTCCAGGTATAAAGTGGAAATAAAAGACGGACAAATTATCGTCATCCCACTGAATGCAGCAGCAACAGATCCCTTGTTACCGGGAAACAAACGTGATGATAATGATAACCGCTGGCAGATCAGCGGCACCATCACCGATGGTATGGTACCGCTGAGTGGTGTTTCCATCCGCGAAAAGGGGACGCAGAACGGCGCTGCTACTGCGGATAACGGCATATTCAAACTGGAAGTAGCCTCCGGACAGGCAGTATTGTCGGTATCGCTCATTGGTTTTGAATCAAAAGAAATTACGGTAAGAGATCGCAGGAATATCTCCATTACCCTGCAACCCGATCTGAAAAAATTAAATGAACTGGTCGTATTAGGCTATGGCCTGCAAAAGCGCGCCAACATCACCGGCGCCATCGCGCAGGTAGACGGCGCCCGGCTCAAAAGCAGGCCCGTACCCAATGTGATGGCCGCTTTGCAGGGAACAGCCACCGGCCTCATAGTAACGCGCAGCAACGGACAACCCGGAAAAGAAGGATTCAATATTCAGATCAGGGGCGTTAGCTCTGCTTCCGGCGGCAATACACCAGTCATTGTAGATGGTGTGCCGGGGTCACTGGCTGTTTTAAACCCCGACGACATCGAATCCGTTTCCATCCTGAAAGATGCTGCTGCGGCTTCCATCTATGGCGCCCGCGGCGCAGGTGGCGTGGTGCTGGTCACCACACGAACCGGCAAACCCGGAAAGCTGTCTGTAGACTTCAACACCCTCGCCGGTTTTGAAACGCCCATCCGCCTCCCGAACCGGTTACATTCCTGGGAGGAAGCAACCATGCTGAATGAAGCGTCTGAAAATGCCGGACAACAAGCCCCCTGGCAGCCTTATGAAATTGACCTGATGAAAACAGGCAATCATTACGCCATCGACTACGATCATCCTGACTACTACAAATATTATTACGACTTTAACCAGTTGCCCCTGCTTACAAAAAAACAGACTGGCATTCAGAACTATAATATCTCTGTTAAAGGAGGTGATACCATTAACCAGTTCTCCGCCTCCATGGGCTATTTCGGGCGGGAAGGACTTTTTGCCGCCGGGCCGGACAGAACACACCGGGTGAATGCACGCGTAAACCTGAACAGCCGCTTTAGTAAACACTTCAGCATGGAAACGAGGTTATCGTATGCACAAACAAATACCTTTTCACCCGCCCAGGCAGTGGAAGGGCCACAAGGCTTGCTGGCAGGGCTTTACCGGGCTCCCAATAATGTACCGGTTTACGTTCCTGGAACCATGAATTACGCAGCAGGTGGCGCCCCTACCTACGCGGTCCTTCAGGATGGCGGTCAACGGGATGAAAAAAATAATTACATCGATGCCGTACTGACACTCCGTGCAGATAGCCTGGCGAAAGGACTTACGCTACGCGTGATCTATAGTCCGCAGCAACATACCTTGCAGGACAACCTCGGTCGCAACACGCTCGCATTATGGAACCGGGTAGCGCCGGCTGCCTATATCCAGCCGGATAATATGCTGCAAAAAAGCAGGCTGGTAGCCAAAGCGGGCAACCTGCAACTACTCACCGACTATGAGGTGAAAAAAGATAAACATAACATTCACCTGTTGGGTGGCTACACACAGGAAACCTATAATACCGAGCAGAATACAGCTGTGTCCTATGGACTCACGAAGCAGGAGATCAATACCTCACATTTCAATGCACCACCGCAGCAGACACAGTTGCAACAGGCCACCGGCACGATGATGTCTTTATTCGGCAAAATGAATTACAATTACGACAATCGTTATTTACTGGAAGCCAATCTTATCGGCGCCCGGCTATCACAACGCAGTACAGCGTTTACGCGGCTGGAGCAGTGGCAGGCATTCCCTTCGTTTTCTGCCGGCTGGCGGTTAAATAATGAAACCTGGTTCAACAATGCTCTTCCCTTTTTTAATGAATTTAAATTGAGATGGTCATGGGGAAGACTGGGTAATGTAAATAGCTGGAATACCATTGCCAATGATGAACGGCTGCAAACATTCACCTTCGGCTACAGCAATCCGTTTTCTCCGTTCATCTACAAAAATCCTATACCACAGGCAAGTGGATGGGAAAATATTTCTACCAACAATTATGGATGGGATGCCACCCTTTTCCGGGGACGACTTACCTTGTCTGCCGATTATTTTGTGAAACATAACCGGGATATGCAGATCCCTGTACTCACGTCTTCCACTACCGGTGCGTGGCCACTGCGCTTTAATACCGGTGAAATGAAATCGCAGGGCTGGGAACTCAATGCGGGCTGGAGAAGTATCCGCGGCCCTTTTACCTGGTACATCAATGCAAACCTGTTCAACAGTCAGAATAAAGTATTGCGTAATGAAGGAGTAGCGCCACAACCCGGCTGGAACCAGGGTATTGCCGGTTACCCGTACTCTTCCCTCTTTGGATATATGGCGGAAGGTTATTTCCAGACGAATGATCAGGTACAGCAGCATGCTTTTCAAACAGATAAAACAGCAGCAGGAGATATCCGGTATAAAGATACTAATGGAGATAACAAGATCGATTACAGCGACCTCGTATACCTGGGTAGCACTGATCCGCAATATTCCTACGGGATAGATGCAGGCTTTTCCTGGAAGGGGTTCGACTTCTCCCTGTTCTTCCAGGGCGTCAGCAATCGTAAGGTGATACCTGATCCGCGCTACAATATTCCATTTACTTCCAATTGGCGGCAACCGTGGGATATTAACCAGGATCACTGGAGCCCGGATCATCCGGATGCCATGTTTCCCCGTGTATATTCAGGAGATGAGCAGAATACGGTGCCATCCAGTCATTGGGTGATGAACGGGGCCTATATACGCCTTAAAAACCTCCAGTTAGGGTATAGTTTACCAGCAGCTTTGCTGAAACGTATTCCTATTACCAATTTGCGGTTCTATTTCTCCGGGCAGGATCTTTGGGAAACAAATAACATGAAGATTAAATACTATGACCCGGAACAGGCTGATGGCTACAATGGAAACGTGTATCCCTTTTTCCGGTCGTATACATTTGGAATCAATGTCGGATTCTAG
- a CDS encoding aspartate carbamoyltransferase catalytic subunit, producing MSLSVKHLLGIRDLQRQDIELIFKTASQFKEVLQRPIKSVPTLRDTTIVNLFFENSTRTRISFELAEKRLGANTVNFSASGSSVSKGETLIDTVNNILSMKVDVVVMRHSASGAPHFLAKHINVPILNAGDGINEHPTQALLDAFSIKERLGSVEGKKIAICGDIMHSRVALSNIYCLKKLGAEVTVVGPPTLIPKHMAAALGVNVSYDIREALAWCDVANVLRIQLERQNTPLFSSLREYSLAYGINRQLLDSLNKEIVIMHPGPINRGVEINSDVADSSQSIILNQVENGVAIRMAALYLLAGKKEQ from the coding sequence ATGTCACTTTCTGTTAAACACTTACTCGGAATTCGCGATCTGCAACGTCAGGATATAGAACTTATTTTTAAAACGGCCAGCCAGTTTAAGGAAGTCTTACAAAGGCCGATTAAAAGTGTTCCCACGCTCCGCGATACAACAATAGTCAACTTATTTTTTGAGAATTCTACCCGCACACGCATCTCTTTTGAATTAGCGGAAAAGCGCCTTGGTGCAAATACGGTGAACTTTTCAGCTTCCGGCTCTTCCGTTTCAAAAGGGGAAACGCTGATAGATACGGTCAACAATATCCTGTCCATGAAAGTGGATGTGGTAGTGATGCGCCACTCCGCCAGCGGAGCGCCGCATTTCCTGGCTAAACACATCAACGTTCCCATCCTGAATGCTGGCGATGGAATCAATGAACACCCCACACAGGCACTCCTGGATGCTTTTTCTATCAAAGAAAGGCTGGGTAGTGTGGAAGGCAAGAAGATCGCCATCTGCGGTGATATCATGCACTCACGGGTTGCACTGTCAAATATTTACTGCCTGAAGAAATTAGGGGCGGAGGTGACGGTAGTAGGCCCGCCAACACTCATCCCAAAGCATATGGCCGCTGCACTCGGCGTAAACGTAAGCTACGACATCCGCGAAGCACTCGCCTGGTGTGATGTAGCCAACGTACTCCGGATCCAGCTGGAAAGACAAAATACACCACTGTTCTCCTCCCTGAGAGAATATTCACTCGCTTACGGCATCAACCGCCAGCTACTGGATAGCCTGAACAAAGAGATCGTGATCATGCACCCCGGACCTATCAACCGCGGCGTGGAAATCAACTCTGACGTAGCCGATTCCAGCCAGTCAATTATTCTCAACCAGGTAGAGAACGGCGTCGCCATCCGTATGGCTGCACTGTATCTGCTGGCAGGAAAGAAAGAACAATAA
- the pyrR gene encoding bifunctional pyr operon transcriptional regulator/uracil phosphoribosyltransferase PyrR, with the protein MKTILNGKQLAITIDRLCHQLIENHLQFENTVLIGLQPRGIYLSDRIYETLHKLLPDAHINYGKLDITFYRDDFNKGNVLHVPSETNINFSIENKKVVLIDDVLYTGRTIRSALDAMLDFGRPDAVELLALIDRRFSRQLPIQPDYTGRTIDALISQRVRVLWEQRDGKDEVILVD; encoded by the coding sequence TTGAAAACCATACTAAACGGTAAGCAACTGGCTATTACCATAGACAGGCTTTGTCACCAGTTGATCGAGAATCATTTACAGTTTGAAAACACTGTATTGATAGGACTCCAGCCACGCGGCATTTACCTGTCAGACAGGATTTATGAGACATTGCATAAGCTGTTGCCGGATGCACACATTAATTACGGTAAACTGGACATTACTTTTTACCGCGACGATTTCAACAAAGGCAATGTGTTGCATGTTCCCAGTGAAACGAACATTAATTTTTCTATAGAAAATAAAAAGGTAGTGCTGATAGATGATGTATTGTACACCGGCCGCACGATCCGCTCGGCGCTGGATGCGATGCTCGACTTCGGCCGGCCGGACGCTGTGGAGCTGCTGGCCCTGATAGACCGGCGTTTTAGCCGTCAGCTTCCCATTCAGCCCGATTACACCGGACGCACCATTGACGCCTTGATTTCACAAAGAGTCCGGGTACTATGGGAACAAAGAGATGGTAAGGACGAGGTAATCCTGGTTGATTAA
- a CDS encoding peroxiredoxin, whose protein sequence is MRTLKLIIAMTAFLQFWGCSSQSQIKTGDKIPAFSLQDQNGKTFDINSVLGKQPLVIYFYPKDETSVCTKEACSFRDAYQDFQKYGAIVIGISADNVASHKSFATHHNLPFTLLSDSRNEVRKLFGVPKTFVIPGRVTYIVDKNGIVVHEFNSMRDGEKHVTEALAALEKMK, encoded by the coding sequence ATGAGGACACTTAAGTTAATAATCGCTATGACTGCCTTCTTACAATTTTGGGGATGCTCTTCCCAATCGCAGATAAAGACCGGAGATAAGATACCAGCCTTTTCTTTACAGGATCAGAACGGAAAAACATTTGATATCAATAGTGTACTGGGAAAACAGCCGCTGGTCATTTATTTTTATCCGAAGGATGAAACCAGTGTATGTACCAAAGAAGCCTGCTCCTTCCGGGATGCTTACCAGGATTTTCAAAAATATGGCGCTATAGTAATCGGTATCAGTGCTGATAATGTGGCTTCACATAAAAGCTTTGCAACCCATCACAATCTCCCTTTTACTTTACTCAGCGATTCCAGGAATGAAGTGCGCAAATTATTTGGGGTACCCAAAACCTTTGTGATACCAGGCAGGGTCACCTATATAGTAGATAAAAATGGGATTGTTGTACATGAATTTAATTCCATGCGCGATGGTGAAAAGCATGTAACAGAAGCCCTCGCAGCTTTAGAGAAGATGAAATAA